The DNA segment TGCTAAAGCGACGGGAGGGGCGGCTGGTTCGGGCTTTTCTAGCTAGCTGGCCTCGGTGGATCGAGACCGTAAAAGCGTAATCTGTCAGTTCTCCGTCGGTCGACGCCAACGACCATTGTTGTTTGATGAATTCGGTATGGAGAAGGTAGCGGAGCCGTCTTGGACCTCTTCGTACACCTACCAGGTGAGCAAGCACAGCGTGGAGATGCTACACAACCTCAACGTTCAGAGGAAAGATGGAGGCAGGTTCTGCGACGTGATCCTGCGCGTCGGCGAGGAGAGCTTCCCCGCTCACAAAGCGGTGCTGGCCGCCTGCAGCGAGTACTTCGAGTCGGTGTTCGGCCGTCAGACAGAGGGCGAGGGCGACGCCAAGGAGCTGGAGATGCACACGATCAGCCCGAAAGTTTTCAAAGACATCCTGGACTTCGCTTACACATCCAGGATCGTGGTTCGGCTGGAGTGTTTCCCGGAGTTGATGACGGCTGCCAAGTTTCTGCTGATGCGGTCCGTCATCGAGATATGTCAGGAGGTCATCAAGCAGTCCAACGTCCAGATCCTCGTCCCAACCACCCGGGGAGGAGAGGCCAGTCTCTTCCAGGCCGCGGGGGCCACGGAGCTGGGTTTCTCCGTGGCTCCGCCGGAGCTGGTAAACGGAACGGGTATATTGTTAAACGGCCAAGGCTTTGTGAACAGTACGCAGATGCATTTGGACCAGAGCGGAGACACGCCAGCAGTGCTGCTGGAGGACGGCTGTGAGTCGTCGGTGCCGATGTTGGAGCCTGTCGAAGGACTTTCTATGTCCCCGTCGGCGGAAATCACGGGGAGCATGTTTCATCACGACGCTGGCTCGCCTGGATCCAAACGAGGAAGAGGGAGACCGAAGAAAGAGGCTGTCCACTTTAATCACGTTAACCAGAAGGACAACGGACAGCTGTTCCCCTGCGGGGCCTGCGGGAAAGCTTTCACAGAAGCGTCTCGGTTAAAGAACCACGAAGCGCAACACGGAGCCTCCACCGGGGGCGTCCACAGCCTCGGAGACGGCCTGTCAGCTCCGGGGGGTCTGTCTTTACTATCGCAGTCCGGGCTGCTGGAAAACGGGGTGCAGCTACCCGGAGGACTGACGCTGGACAACAACCGCAAGCGGGAGCGGACCAGGCGGCATGTGGGTTGTGACATTTGCGGGAAAGTTTTCCGGGACGTGTATCACCTGAACCGACACAAGCTGTCCCACTCCGGGGAGAAGCCGTACGCGTGTCCCGTGTGCGGGCTGCGGTTCAAGCGCAAGGACCGGATGTCGTACCATGTTCGGTCCCACGATGGCTCGGTTGGCAAACCGTATGTGTGCCAAAGCTGTGGGAAGGGTTTCTCCAGGTGAGTTGGACCTCACGGTgagaacagctgctgctgctggttcctaGAGAAGTGAATGTTTATATAACCAAGAACCAGGGCCGTGTAAAGTgttgtaaattaatttgaaaaaaatagcCCAACTCCAGTCACTGACAAGCCTCCGCACGGAACAACCACATGACCTTGATATCATGCATAATAACATAAATTACATTGGAAGGTAAAGGTGCAAAAGCAACAGTGAGACGGCCTCCAAGCCATCATCCAGTAGTTAATATTAAGGAACCCCTTGCAAAGTATTGAATTAATTTACTCTACAgtacaaaaacataacatactTTTCCATATGCATGATAGTTCagctttaaaatactttattggtcttattgtaaaaatatttttattgcataattACCAATTGGCttattgactttaaaacatGACCAACTAAATTAAGAAACATCAATGCTTCATGTGGCAATAAGACCCATTTTGACTTGCATTACAGTATGTTGTGATCAcgttattttctaaaacagaaaagcataaaatattccTGCTCCTGTTAGAATACAGCAATACAACCCATGGATTATTAATGTTGTGTATTATACAATATTTACTTTGAGTTTGACACAcaattgtaaattaaaaaagtagCATGAAGCCCACATTTTGTGTTAGGTGATATTTCTGAATGTGTGTTATAAATAAGGGAATCAAATGGCAGTATTCTTTCAGCCAGTTTGccagcagtgcacagcaacatgTGGGGGAATCAAACTCAGGTCACCCCAGTGCTTTTCCCTGAGGTTTCATTAAAATTCtgttcaacaaaagaaaatacataatctaaaatatttcatccCTTGTTGGTGACAACAAGCAGAGTCCAATTCAGATGCAGTAAAGATTTCTTCATTAACAACTGAGAGATGCCTTTACAAGctctatatataaaaaaaaatgttttaaaatcatttacgTCTCTGCCTCCAAGATgacttatttaaatttttttctcagttgtcCTTAGAACACagtgctctgcatgttttagcaGTTTCCCTGCTGCTAAACACCTAACTTAAGTGAATtagtgattaacaggcttctgcagcacttggtgGCTGCGGATGTAATGCAATCACTTCAATTTGCAGAGAAGCATCTGAAATGGGAAGGACAGCGGTCCAGGAGGACAAAGATTTAGAATTGCTGCCATTTTTCACCCGTTTGATCAGCAGTTAATCTTATTCAGATGAGTAAACTAGTCTcgtattttaaaatctattatccaaatatttatgaagcacatttaaaaaagaaaaaaaacaacaacatttgttTAACCAAAGTGCTGTACTGTACTAAAAAAGATCAGGccaagaaataaatgaaatataaaagaaaacctAAGCAGAATAAAACTCACTAGAAAGATTACGGTAAAATTAAAACggaaacaaagacaaagcaaCTGACTCCATGTCAAAAAGCCACTGCAAATAAGTGTGCTTTTATGAGACTC comes from the Gambusia affinis linkage group LG07, SWU_Gaff_1.0, whole genome shotgun sequence genome and includes:
- the patz1 gene encoding POZ-, AT hook-, and zinc finger-containing protein 1 isoform X2, translated to MEKVAEPSWTSSYTYQVSKHSVEMLHNLNVQRKDGGRFCDVILRVGEESFPAHKAVLAACSEYFESVFGRQTEGEGDAKELEMHTISPKVFKDILDFAYTSRIVVRLECFPELMTAAKFLLMRSVIEICQEVIKQSNVQILVPTTRGGEASLFQAAGATELGFSVAPPELVNGTGILLNGQGFVNSTQMHLDQSGDTPAVLLEDGCESSVPMLEPVEGLSMSPSAEITGSMFHHDAGSPGSKRGRGRPKKEAVHFNHVNQKDNGQLFPCGACGKAFTEASRLKNHEAQHGASTGGVHSLGDGLSAPGGLSLLSQSGLLENGVQLPGGLTLDNNRKRERTRRHVGCDICGKVFRDVYHLNRHKLSHSGEKPYACPVCGLRFKRKDRMSYHVRSHDGSVGKPYVCQSCGKGFSRPDHLNGHIKQVHTTERPHKCQICNASFATRDRLRSHLACHEDKIPCKVCGKFLRAAYMTDHLKKHSEGTHNYCGICNKDGQENAGKCPHLESEESDTSLRELSNVDELKSPTKPDGPELEMPSLACNGDPTGILGSPDASKANGDPEKKFICGICGQAFRTKSYLNKHQHRVHKAQRTHGVPGSGLSEMAPSLTSPFSPQQNMSLLESFGFQIVQSAFASSLVDPEAGQSGIDFGGK
- the patz1 gene encoding POZ-, AT hook-, and zinc finger-containing protein 1 isoform X1 — translated: MEKVAEPSWTSSYTYQVSKHSVEMLHNLNVQRKDGGRFCDVILRVGEESFPAHKAVLAACSEYFESVFGRQTEGEGDAKELEMHTISPKVFKDILDFAYTSRIVVRLECFPELMTAAKFLLMRSVIEICQEVIKQSNVQILVPTTRGGEASLFQAAGATELGFSVAPPELVNGTGILLNGQGFVNSTQMHLDQSGDTPAVLLEDGCESSVPMLEPVEGLSMSPSAEITGSMFHHDAGSPGSKRGRGRPKKEAVHFNHVNQKDNGQLFPCGACGKAFTEASRLKNHEAQHGASTGGVHSLGDGLSAPGGLSLLSQSGLLENGVQLPGGLTLDNNRKRERTRRHVGCDICGKVFRDVYHLNRHKLSHSGEKPYACPVCGLRFKRKDRMSYHVRSHDGSVGKPYVCQSCGKGFSRPDHLNGHIKQVHTTERPHKCQICNASFATRDRLRSHLACHEDKIPCKVCGKFLRAAYMTDHLKKHSEGTHNYCGICNKGFSTASYLKVHIKTHHGSSLPTSTTMHTFPDPRGELQLQMHNGTPYQTGRQCSMEDGQENAGKCPHLESEESDTSLRELSNVDELKSPTKPDGPELEMPSLACNGDPTGILGSPDASKANGDPEKKFICGICGQAFRTKSYLNKHQHRVHKAQRTHGVPGSGLSEMAPSLTSPFSPQQNMSLLESFGFQIVQSAFASSLVDPEAGQSGIDFGGK